Below is a window of Phyllopteryx taeniolatus isolate TA_2022b chromosome 16, UOR_Ptae_1.2, whole genome shotgun sequence DNA.
CCGGGCGACCCACTTCAGCTAACCTCCGCGGACGTGTTTCTGGCGACGAAAACGCGAGTCATGAAGGATGTCTAGGTGTGCTTGCCCTAGATTAGGTGTGCTGGTGAGTTAGTCATTCCTGCGTGCCCCCTTGAGGCTCGTACAAGCGTGCACCCGCGTGGACGTATTGTCCTCCGGGCgggtgtatgtatgtgtgtgtgtgtgtgtgtgtatgtatatatatatatatatatatatatatatatatacaaaaaaaaatgagttaaaGGCAAAATACTGCAGGAAAGAAATGGTCCTGGCTGATCTGACCTGCGTCGTCAAAAGAAGCCTGGGGGGCACCCCCGCGAGGAGGTGGGGCAGATGGCCTGCGACGAGTTGATCGATGCGTTCACGCTGTGTCAAGGTGACAGCTGCGGGCCACATAGGAGCACATTGTTCATCTTCACCCGCTTTCTGCCGCTAGGTGTCTGGCTGCCTGGCCCGCTTCTCTGAAAAATGCGATATCGGGTAGGACGTGCTTGCTTTTTGTTCGTCGGTCGGGTCGCTTCTTGACTGGCTACATCCCGTTTCGCGTCAAGATTCACAAAGTCATCACTCGGGAGGAATCTGCTTTCCCCACACGTGAAGATTTCTGGTCATAAATATTGATCAAgttcaatatttaagattgttggcCCGGACCTGTTTCTGACCCTATAATTGTGACAAATTCACTCAACGCAGCTCAGACCACAGAATAATCTTATTGGATAATCTTATTAAACACAGTTGGGAAGGGGGCAAAAACAGCCTGagtacactggggaacaattttttaaaaaatctgttgttagatttttatgctgattaaaactaaaattggatCGCTGATTCcaatattgcagtttttttttctagcacgttaagttttttttctccacagtttACCCTCCgcataagcaaaattccactgattagctgtagtaagacttgccagctgattactataggactcatctacagctacgtggcaacttgtttgtgcagtcacaattgagaccgCAGCTTctaataggtcagtactatcaatatctgcaaacagaaagctagcatagtaggcaTTAAGATGATTTGTGTcatatcctttgtaaaacataatagtgttaaataaacattgcagtcatgcctggttttttttttcatatttgaaaagttttataaaacaaGGACATATCTATTAAGTGCAtgagttttcatattttttaagaaacgGGGATCTATAGTTAAAAAACGTGACGTGATAGAGGAAAAAGTGAGATCAGTTTTGGGTTGTGTACCCAAAAATAAGTTATAAACAGCTGTAAGAcgtaactcaacaaaaattgtgttcccccgTTTTATCTTTGTGTGTACTGGGCCTAATAATAAATGGATAGATTTTGAAGGCCAGAAGCTGCTGGTTTTTAGGCTGTCATGGTAATTTagcaaaccccccaaaaataaaatgatcctAAATAAGTCCATGAATGGGCCACTGGTTAgcccgtctgcctcacagttctggggaccggggttcaaatcccggccccgcctgtgtggagtttgcatgttctcgccgtgcctgggtggtttttctccaggcactccggtttcctcccacatcccaagaacatgcgtggtaggttgattggagactctaaattggccgtaggtgtgaatgtgagtgcaaatggttgtttgtttctatgtgccctgcgattggctggagaccgattcagggtgtaccccgcctcgaattgtagtgttaatacttagatttacttttaatgggaacagtgttgttttgttgatcaccttttcttttttttccccagtgtatcaaagtctggtgttgcttgtagttttgttgtggcaattctcagaataCATTTGAGGTGTTCATCCCTCAACTGGGagctgtaggatgttttgttggtgactaaaagtctgttcacacacacatgtagagccaaacaccaccagcgtcctctgtgccatcttctggatttttggaaatgtgtctgctcttaatgaagcataaaactcatccagtttgagagttgaacttctcttttaagacagtatcacattggagatcaatcagttccatctgcagctcccgtggtgcTGTTTCAgagtcttgtgtgactgaatcttggatggcagtttgtcagataaaggtgttttgctgagccgtagctatcagttcctgcgttgattggctgttaacataatcagcatgcttggtagagaagtgacggctgatgttatattctcCTAAAACCGCAacggtttcttaacaaattagacatacagcctttgaccggacttcagtgtaaaagtatttagtaatccattctatattaaacactcgccACTCACTGtcgaattttcttttctttggcccactcatggttgaagaagggttcagagcaatagcagagtaaaaacagaatagccAAAGTCAAGttaatgtatcactgtacctacagcacaacctggtggaaccactcagcattacaggacaatgtcaaatgaatgtaatcATGAATTTGATATGATTTGAGCGATTCTGTAGCAATCTTTGGCAGGccagattgaaatgatcaacggccCGGATGTTTTGCCCACCCCTAGACTGGTTCATTCGCGATAGACTGAGATTAGCTTTAACACCAGCgctgtagctagctagctgccaacaaatttggaaaaaaaacaagcaaacaaaattaTGACTGCTACAACCACATTATAATACGGTATAATAAAAAGCATAGCACGTTTAATGAATATCCAactaaatgcaaaaatgttcgTCTGTGTAGGCAATGTCataaaaatggtttgttttttaattgatttgttAATAAAGGTTCACTGATTCAATTCAAACTGCTCGCTGAAAGACGGCATTATGAGTCTTTTCTGCCATCTGCTGGCAATAAAGTGCAAATACTACGTTATAAGTTTTTTCGTTTACAGACCTTAAAGCAGTTTCAAATGCTTATATTGTATCCGTTCTATTTTGTATCTACGAGGTCCCTATCGTTTCTgtcgaaattattattattattattttagtcaaCACAAACGGAGCCATTTTTGAGGGACTCGTTATTGTCTTGTTATTATCCTACCTCTGACTCATTACTTACGGTATCGAAGGCAGCTCCTCTATTAtatcattttcaaaattataaatgtaaatattcataCCGTTAATATCACGGTATAATGTTTAATTAgttttcaaatttgtttaaAACGAAGGTTGTGTCACGTGACCGGCGCAAAGCACGCGTCATTACGTAACGCGAACTCGTCGCGTGATTCCGATCGACGTCAAGTTGACTGCTTAAAACCTTGCACTTCCGGTCAACgcgctttcaaaacaaaagcaccaacGTAGGAGAAGCCAGATGCGATCTTTATTGCAAGTGCGCTATTTCCTGTCCATTGTCGGACGCCAATTGACCCAAAGCGGGCGCAGCTATCGGGGTGGTGGTTGGAAGGAGGCGGTGTTGACGCAGCGGAACTTCTCGCCAGTCCACCGTCACGACCACCCCCCCGCTTCAGCCGAACTGGAGGTAGCAGTCGCGGGTAACGTGGAAAACACTCCCCGCCCGGGGCATTTAAACATGCTCAAAAACGgacaccaccaccatcaccaccggCTCCCCCCACACCAGGTGGGCAAGGACGCGGGCCCCGGCTCGACACCCGGAGCTCCGACGGGCAGCCCCGAGAAGAGGAGGCGAAGGGTCCGCGTATGGTGCGATGGATGGTAAGTATTgtgcgggtggggggggggggggtctcggGGCTTGCTGCAGTCTACTAATTGGGCCactccattaggtacacctgcagagTTCAGTACGAGAGTCGTATCAATAATCAGCCCAACTTATTTGAGtacaaatgtgtgtttattgtgCTTGTGTGGGATAGCTGTTCCTAATGTTCTGTCCCTGCCCTGGAGCTAAAAGTCAGGCGGACAGAATATTAGGGACACCTCTCAGTCTTGACAATGCAAACTACAGGACAGTGCCCGACACCCCCGCCCGTTTGCGGTTCGATACTCGCGAAATCACCTATTTTAACCGCACTTATTTGgaaaaactcaccaattttaTGGTCTTCTGAAATGCCCTAAAATTCCGCAAAATGGTTACCAAATCCCTTTGTAAGAGAGTTGTAGtacgaaaaaaataataatacagtaattccTCGTTTATTGCAGGGGTTAAGTTCCAGACCACCCCTCGGTGAAATCCACAAAGTCGCAACCACATATTTTTAggattatttaaatatattttaaagatgTATGAACCCCTGCTGAGATAAATTTTATCCACACTCCTATAAGCAtatcttataaacactttctagacacttaaatacattttaaactctGCAATATAAAGTAATGTGCAGTAGTACTGTATTATTCCTTTTAATGtcttttaatgaatttttcttttggtgttttttttttttttttaaacacttttattGGTTTAGGCTGAGAAGCGTTTTAttttaccacacacacacaaattacgGCCTAGGCTCAAAATCTCGCAATATGGCGAATTGTACGCAATATgaatatgaagaaaaatatcTGCAATGTACcgaatccgcaataggtgaaccgtgatatagcgagggaaaaCTGGAATACGTTTAAAGAGACATTAACTGctgggaagggaaaaaaaaaaatgcagaaaaatctGACTGACGTAATGTAAattgtgcttgtcctcattagggtggtaGGTGACTTGGAGCCtagctcagctgactttgggcgacgACAACCTAGACTGTTGGCCAGTCAATTGcggggcacatttagacaaacaagcatccacactgacattcacaccgatggagaATTTCTTCAATGAGCCTGGGATgggttccagctcacctgcaactcTGTGGATCTCGTCACACTCGTCCTGACTTTTCCTGCGCTGTGGTGCAGCAACAAAAAGGATGGTTTTCATGTCCGGGCCCCGGATTACGGCGCCTTTCTCCCCGTAGAATTCGGGTTATGCGCACGCGGCTTTGGACTGTGTGCTCGCCTCCCCCAGGAATGTTTCCGAATGTTTGGGATGCCATAACTGTTACAACCGGCGGACTGAGAGCGCTAAAGAGTGCCAACGTCAACACGAGCTCTCGGGCCACGCGCAGTCGCCGAGCCACGTTGCGGGAATCGCCGGTGCAGTCGGGAGCATTCCGAGGAGAGCGCAGCACAATCGTGTGTCATGTGTTGTCGGCGTTGCGGACGCTGCCCCCTCGACTCGCTCCGCTCTCATTGGTCGGCCGTGTCACCGAAGCATCGGCAAGGACGACTAAATTCCGCCTCCACGTTGTCATCTGCAGAGGCGGACAGAAAGTCATGAATGGCTTGCTATTGCGCTGATTAAATCTACTGTTTCCAATCCATGTTGATATAGTGGATATAAAcgtcgacacacccctgttcaaatactagggagaaaaaaaaataagaaaccgAGAtagatcatttcaaaactttttccaccagcAGCGTTTCCAATCCAGTTTGATATACaggagtggatataaaaagtctacacacccctgttcaaatggcaggtttaaaaaaaacaactaaggTGAATCATTTCATACCTTTTCCCACCGACAATGTGACATAAACTACAaaactcaattggaaaaaaaaaaaaaattaaagaggGGAATGAAAAGTAAAGTTCTGATGTTCTCgtcggcttttcctgacatcttTGTAGCCACATCTCACAGCACAAGCCTTGGTCCGCACGCAGTGAggttccacagcatcagagggatttCATTGTTCGACGGTATCGGTCAGgagaagggttgtttgtttatttgtttattttattttatttgttgttaagcagaggcactttaaatggtggcagcctGGCAGGTTTGTGTGCTGACACCCATTTGACatgcttgaatgtgattggttcatgcTAAACATAGCCACGTCACTGGTTCCAGGTTATATTAACTTAAATTGAACATAAACTGATACGAAGGTATCAAAGCACAATCCACACGAGGAAAACCCACTTATGTTTCTCTTCTGTTGTCTTTCAGCTACGACATGGTCCACTACGGCCACTCCAACCAGCTGCGGCAGGCCAAGGCCATGGGCGACTACCTCATTGTGGGCGTGCACACGGACAGTAAGGCTCAGTCGTCGCTTGGTTTCGCACACTAATTGAATCGTAACCCGATTTCTGCCATTCACCAGATCATTTTGTTAGCTTGGCTGAAAACAGGCATTTGTTAGTTTGcaggtttataaaaaaaaaaaaagaaaataggtATAAAATGGAAGAACTGCACAGATGAAAGCTAACATTGTTAAGGACACCTCCCACCCCTCTTTGAACCTGATATAGGGCCATTAAAACTCGGGCAAATAGCTtaaacactggaaaaaaagCCTTACTGTTAATGGCTGCTATTGCGCCATACTACTTTAAGGCTCCATGGAATTGCATAACAGACAAATGTATGGTTTTGTGCCTTTTGGGTTCTTTAGGCACtatatttgttctttgtttttgtttagtttagcCTTTTTATGCTCTCTTTTTCACAGACGGGTGGGCACTTTAAATTTGGTATAAtaatatatagaatatatatatatatatatatatataataaatcaaaatcatgcTCCCAGCAAACAGTGAGTTGAAGTCGGAGTTGTCCTCATAAAAACTATTGTACAGTTTTCACACCCTCATAGCTgaagatgtggctgtgttcagaatgaaccaatcacattcaggttcatgttaaattggagtcagcacacatccGACAACATTGAAAGTGCCTCTGTTTGACCCCATTTAAcattcagatgttctagtaggcttttcccaTCAtctttgtagtcacatcttataGCACAAGCCTATTATCCACGGAGGTTCCAAGATACCGCATCGGAGGAATCTCTTTGTTCGgaggttatttttttcccccttgtttAATATTTCCAGGCGAGATCTCAAAGCACAAGGGCCCGCCGGTTTTCACTCAGGAAGAGCGCTATAAGATGGTGCGGGCCATCAAATGGGTGGACGAGGTGGTGGAGGGCGCACCTTACGTCACCGCCCTGGAGACCCTCGACAAGTACAACTGCGACTTCTGCGTGCACGGCGGTACGCATCCCTCTCATTTGGTATCTctaaacaaaactaaaacattCCGGAGGAGCGTCATTTGCCGTTTGTTTTTGCAGACGACTTAACGCTGACGGTCGACGGCAAGGACACGTACGAGGAAGTGAAGAAGTCGGGACGCTACAGGTACGACTCGCCTCTCTCGACTGTTATTAATGATAACTGCCACCCTTTCAAAACAGAAACATGAATAAACATTCTATTTCCATCTGAATTGGTCACTGGTCTTCTTCCAGAGAATGTAAGAGAACGCAGGGAGTTTCAACCACCGACCTGGTTGGTAGGATGCTTCTCATGACCAAAGCGCATCACAGCAACATAGTGAGTCCATTTCTCATTGACTCCGTTCAAGCCAGAGTACGGATGTGACTATCTCCTCTTACCTCTCACAGGACGCTTCAGACTACCAGCAGCACACGGACAACTTTGGAAAGGTCGGTACCGAATCGCGGTCTTGATGTTAGCTGGAAGATGTTTTCTTCAAAAGATAGCTTCTCCTTAACTTGGTTTTATAACCAAGGCCTTTTTCCAGCAAACACTAAATACCCCTTCTGTTCCTGTGCCTGTAGCAACTGTTTGTTGATTTGTGCGCAATTAGTTTTTGACGCCCAAAAAGGGTTAAGAAGAATCTCAGCATTTTGGGGGGACTAGACAGCAATTTGTTAGCATTTTAGTTCACTTGGTTAGTTAGCGCCACATTAACCAACTTCCATAACATTTAGGCACACGTTTGGATCATTTTGTTAGCATTGCCAGCTAGGGCACTTGTTCGTTAGCTACTTAATTAGCAAGTTAGcaggtttacacacacacacactcacacacacacacacacacacacacacaaagaaaccgATATCCGCCAAACTTAGTGCAGTATAAAAAAGAACCTATTCCATTTTGTGGTGGAGACGGATCATGTTATTATTGTTGCAAGCTagggtgtttgtttgttagctgGTTAGTTAGcatatttacacaaaaaaagtaaagattTTTATGAAACTTTTTTCTCAACTGCTCTGGATAAGTTTGGTGGCATTGCGATGTAGGGCATTTGTTTGTTAGCcagtttatgaaaaaaaaaacatgaaccatTTCCGCAAATTTTCCAAATCCGGGTGCATTACGGCGTTAACCAGTTAGCag
It encodes the following:
- the LOC133466285 gene encoding ethanolamine-phosphate cytidylyltransferase-like isoform X1, yielding MRSLLQVRYFLSIVGRQLTQSGRSYRGGGWKEAVLTQRNFSPVHRHDHPPASAELEVAVAGNVENTPRPGHLNMLKNGHHHHHHRLPPHQVGKDAGPGSTPGAPTGSPEKRRRRVRVWCDGCYDMVHYGHSNQLRQAKAMGDYLIVGVHTDSEISKHKGPPVFTQEERYKMVRAIKWVDEVVEGAPYVTALETLDKYNCDFCVHGDDLTLTVDGKDTYEEVKKSGRYRECKRTQGVSTTDLVGRMLLMTKAHHSNIDASDYQQHTDNFGKDSNGQNNHSPWTGVSQFLQTSQKIIQFASGQEPQPGDTIIYVAGAFDLFHIGHVDFLRAAHKMADKPYIIVGLHFDQEVNRYKGKNYPIMNVHERTLSVLACRYVSEVVIGAPFAVTKDLLDHLKVDLVCHGKTQIYPKKDGSDPYAVSRKQGILRTVDSGNNLTTDAIVQRITKNRLLFQDRNQKKEATEIAIIQAMQPHQVADQ
- the LOC133466285 gene encoding ethanolamine-phosphate cytidylyltransferase-like isoform X2; amino-acid sequence: MRSLLQVRYFLSIVGRQLTQSGRSYRGGGWKEAVLTQRNFSPVHRHDHPPASAELEVAVAGNVENTPRPGHLNMLKNGHHHHHHRLPPHQVGKDAGPGSTPGAPTGSPEKRRRRVRVWCDGCYDMVHYGHSNQLRQAKAMGDYLIVGVHTDSEISKHKGPPVFTQEERYKMVRAIKWVDEVVEGAPYVTALETLDKYNCDFCVHGDDLTLTVDGKDTYEEVKKSGRYRECKRTQGVSTTDLVGRMLLMTKAHHSNIDASDYQQHTDNFGKNNHSPWTGVSQFLQTSQKIIQFASGQEPQPGDTIIYVAGAFDLFHIGHVDFLRAAHKMADKPYIIVGLHFDQEVNRYKGKNYPIMNVHERTLSVLACRYVSEVVIGAPFAVTKDLLDHLKVDLVCHGKTQIYPKKDGSDPYAVSRKQGILRTVDSGNNLTTDAIVQRITKNRLLFQDRNQKKEATEIAIIQAMQPHQVADQ